A single Fusarium oxysporum Fo47 chromosome IV, complete sequence DNA region contains:
- a CDS encoding BRO1-like domain-containing protein: MAQSPMISVPLKATNEIDWIEPLKGYIRDTYGDDPERYAEECATLNRLRQDVRGAGKDSTSGRDMLYRYYGQLELLDLRFPVDEQHIKISFTWFDAFTHKSTAQYSLAFEKASIIFNISAVLSCHAAAQDRAEESALKTAYHNFQASAGMFTYINENFLHAPSSDLSRETVKALIHIMLAQAQEVFLEKQIADKKKIGLLAKLAAQAGYLYGQALEGVQENVNKAIFEKVWLLMIQIKTNLLNSMAQYYQALADDEANQHGIAAGRLQVAEAQAKEAERIARNFPSSVPMSSNLSADCGGFLQEITKRHHSTVQTQLQSALRDNDYVYHQEVPAEASLEAVAKLPAAKPIPVSELYAGQDIQRITGPDLFAKIVPFAVTESASLYDEEKAKLVRAEAERVETANDEMAASLDYLRLPGALQVLKGGFDQDILPDEDFRQWCADVSDQDNPVALFDSLRSEKDSILMILDKSTKQLDMEEGVCEKMRSKYENDWTQQPSSRLTTTLRGDIRHYREALDEASRSDNQLAGKLRQNEMDFDEMRRAAQSGEVDQLFQRAVAQARARGSNATSPAGIEPNLLDDDFEEGPSVVDQINRVEDILKKLNLIKRERNQVLKDLKEKAHNDDISQILILNKKSISNYETQLFEQELEKFRPHQNRLLQANHKQSALMKELTNTFNRLLQDKRVQSEQSKYEAIQRQRSSVINRYKRAYQEFLDLVAGLQSAKNWYTEMRETVESLEKNVDSFVNNRRSEGAQLLNQIEQERSSSKNSQAEMERERLRGLMDRMSIDPSKSSPQPQTQNRPTPPSQYQQGQNPRYPQTNYQGQYQAPNSPPAQQQTLAQQQAYQNFSPPPTTQSFGPPPINTFVQPTYNPSQYGRTPGPTSPPPNQTSFNIGGYRGPASPPPNQTTFGQTQSFGGYGASATPQTQGGYVPPGFVPPPPPPGPPPLGPQQTFHYGNQPNSAHPNSAYPQSAHPQSAAPQQQQQNDPWAGLNAWK; encoded by the exons ATGGCACAGTCTCCGATGATCTCGGTACCCCTCAAGGCTACCAACGAGATTGACTGGATTGAGCCTCTGAAGGGCTATATCCGCGATACCTATGGCGATGATCCAGAACGCTATGCAGAGGAGTGCGCGACACTGAATCGCTTGAGACAAGATGTGCGGGGCGCTGGAAAGGATAGCACTTCTGGACGAGATATGCTTTATCGCTACTATGggcagcttgagcttcttgacttaCGGTTTCCTGTTGATGAGCAGCACATCAAGATATCCTTTACATG GTTCGACGCATTCACACACAAATCTACCGCGCAATATTCACTCGCCTTCGAGAAAGCCTctatcatcttcaacatctctgCTGTTCTCTCCTGTCACGCTGCTGCTCAAGACCGCGCCGAAGAGTCCGCTCTCAAGACCGCCTACCACAACTTTCAGGCTTCAGCTGGCATGTTCACTTACATCAACGAGAACTTCCTCCATGCGCCATCATCCGACCTTAGCAGAGAGACTGTCAAGGCACTGATTCATATTATGCTCGCACAGGCTCAGGAAGTATTTCTTGAAAAGCAAATTgctgataagaagaagattgggcTGCTCGCGAAGTTGGCTGCCCAGGCTGGCTATCTATATGGCCAGGCCCTTGAAGGTGTACAGGAAAATGTGAACAAGGCTATTTTTGAGAAAGtgtggctgttgatgatacAG ATCAAAACTAACCTGCTGAACTCTATGGCACAATACTATCAAGCCTTAGCGGATGATGAGGCTAACCAGCATGGTATCGCCGCTGGAAGACTGCAAGTTGCCGAGGCCCAAGCAAAGGAAGCTGAGCGCATTGCCAGGAACTTTCCTAGCTCGGTTCCCATGAGCTCGAACCTGAGTGCCGACTGTGGAGGATTTCTTCAGGAAATTACGAAACGACATCACTCGACAGTGCAAACTCAGCTGCAAAGTGCTTTGAGGGATAATGACTATGTGTACCATCAAGAAGTGCCCGCTGAGGCCAGCCTGGAAGCCGTCGCCAAGCTGCCAGCCGCAAAGCCAATTCCTGTCAGCGAGCTATATGCTGGCCAAGACATTCAACGTATCACTGGGCCTGACCTTTTCGCTAAAATTGTGCCGTTTGCTGTTACGGAGTCTGCTAGCTTatatgatgaagagaaagccaAGCTTGTACGAGCTGAGGCAGAACGGGTGGAAACGGCCAATGATGAAATGGCAGCCAGCCTGGATTATTTGAGGCTGCCAGGAGCATTGCAAGTGCTCAAGGGTGGATTCGACCAGGATATCCTGCCTGATGAGGACTTCCGGCAGTGGTGCGCTGATGTTTCTGACCAAGACAACCCGGTAGCCTTGTTCGATTCGCTCCGGTCCGAGAAGGATTCCATCCTCATGATCCTGGATAAGAGCACGAAGCAACTCGATATGGAGGAAGGTGTATGTGAAAAAATGCGATCCAAGTATGAAAACGACTGGACACAGCAGCCAAGCTCGAGACTCACAACAACATTACGGGGCGATATTCGCCATTACCGCGAAGCTTTAGATGAGGCATCAAGGAGTGACAACCAGCTAGCGGGTAAACTTCGACAGAACGAAATGGATTTCGATGAAATGCGACGGGCTGCTCAGTCAGGAGAAGTCGACCAGCTGTTCCAACGTGCCGTTGCACAAGCGCGAGCAAGGGGAAGTAACGCAACAAGCCCAGCTGGCATCGAGCCGAATCTTCTGGATGACGACTTTGAAGAGGGTCCTAGTGTTGTGGATCAGATCAACAGGGTTGAGGATAttctcaagaaactcaacCTTATCAAGCGAGAACGAAACCAGGTGCTGAAGGATTTGAAGGAGAAG GCTCACAACGACGATATTTCCCAGATTCTCATATTGAATAAGAAGTCTATATCTAATTATGAGACGCAGCTTTTCGAGCAAGAGCTGGAAAAGTTCCGGCCTCATCAAAACCGACTTTTGCAAGCCAACCACAAGCAGTCGGCTTTGATGAAGGAGCTCACGAACACGTTCAACAGATTATTACAGGATAAGCGAGTTCAATCGGAACAGAGCAAATATGAGGCAATCCAGCGGCAGCGATCATCAGTCATCAACCGATATAAGCGCGCATACCAGGAATTCCTGGACCTTGTCGCAGGCTTACAGAGCGCCAAAAATTGGTATACTGAGATGCGCGAGACAGTAGagagcttggagaagaacGTCGACAGCTTTGTCAACAACCGTAGATCAGAGGGCGCGCAGCTACTCAACCAAATTGAGCAGGAGCGGTCATCGAGCAAGAACTCGCAAGCCGAGATGGAGCGAGAGAGACTCAGGGGTCTCATGGACCGAATGTCGATAGACCCTTCCAAGTCATCGCCACAGCCTCAGACGCAAAATCGGCCAACACCCCCCTCGCAGTATCAACAGGGACAGAATCCTCGATATCCGCAAACCAATTATCAAGGCCAGTATCAGGCGCCGAACTCACCTCCGGCACAGCAACAGACCCTggctcaacaacaagcaTACCAGAACTTTTCTCCGccaccaacaacacaatcGTTCGGACCTCCTCCTATCAACACCTTTGTGCAGCCTACATATAATCCAAGTCAGTATGGACGCACTCCGGGACCTACGTCGCCTCCTCCGAATCAAACGTCGTTCAACATTGGAGGCTACCGTGGCCCTGCATCACCGCCTCCTAACCAGACAACGTTCGGACAAACTCAATCATTTGGAGGATACGGAGCTTCAGCTACACCGCAGACACAGGGAGGCTATGTGCCACCTGGATTCGTGCCACCTCCGCCACCCCCTGGGCCACCACCGCTTGGACCTCAGCAGACATTCCATTATGGAAATCAACCTAACAGCGCGCACCCAAATAGTGCTTATCCACAGAGTGCGCATCCTCAATCAGCAGcccctcagcagcagcagcaaaatgATCCTTGGGCAGGGCTGAATGCATGGAAGTAA
- a CDS encoding FMN-dependent dehydrogenase-domain-containing protein has product MVLKGGEVAEHNSAKSCWVIVHGKAYDVTEFLPEHPGGQKIILKYAGKDATEEYEPIHPPDTLDKYLDASKHLGPVDMGTVQQEKKEVDPEEEERLQRIEQKPLLSQCYNLFDFEAVARRVMSKTAWGYYSSAADDEITMRENHSAFHRIWFRPQILVDVENIDFSTTMLGTKTDIPVYVTATALGKLGNPEGEVVLTRAAAKHNIIQMIPTLASCSFDEIVDAKAGDQIQWLQLYVNKDRAITKKIVQHAEKRGCKGLFITVDAPQLGRREKDMRSKFTDPGSHVQEGTDTDNSQGAARAISTFIDPALSWKDIAWFQSITSMPIILKGVQRVEDVLKAIDYGCQGVVLSNHGGRQLEFARSAIEVLAETMPVLRERGLENKIEIFIDGGIRRGTDILKALCLGARGVGIGRPFLYAMSAYGEAGVVRAMQLLKDELEMNMRLIGASTIEDLHPGMLDLRSLFQHSAVPSDNLSSTVYDPLSVPAQRPKAGPKQDAPKAKL; this is encoded by the exons ATGGTGTTAAAAGGCGGCGAGGTTGCTGAGCACAACAGCGCAAAGTCGTGCTGGGTTATCGTTCAC GGTAAAGCATATGATGTGACAGAATTTCTGCCAG AACACCCTGGAGGTCAAAAGATCATCCTCAAATACGCT GGTAAAGATGCTACCGAAGAATACGAACCAATTCATCCTCCCGACACCCTCGACAAGTATCTTGATGCCTCCAAGCATCTCGGCCCTGTCGATATGGGCACCGTtcagcaggagaagaaggaggtagACCCCGAGGAAGAGGAACGTCTGCAGCGCATTGAGCAGAAGCCTCTTCTGTCGCAATGCTATAACCTCTTCGATTTTGAGGCCGTCGCTCGACGCGTGATGTCAAAGACTGCATGGGGATACTACTCCAGCGCTGCCGACGATGAGATT ACAATGCGAGAGAACCATAGCGCATTCCATCGCATCTGGTTTCGTCCTCAAATTCTCGTCGACGTGGAAAATATCGACTTCTCAACTACCATGCTCGGCACAAAAACAGACATCCCCGTTTATGTAACAGCCACAGCCCTCGGTAAACTTGGAAACCCAGAGGGTGAAGTCGTCCTCACCCGCGCCGCAGCAAAGCACAACATCATTCAGATGATCCCCACTCTTGCATCATGCTCCTTCGACGAGATTGTGGACGCAAAAGCAGGCGATCAGATCCAGTGGCTGCAGCTCTACGTCAACAAGGACCGTGCCATCACTAAGAAGATCGTGCAACATGCTGAGAAGCGTGGTTGCAAGGGCCTCTTCATTACCGTTGATGCGCCCCAGCTGGGACGTCGCGAGAAGGATATGAGATCTAAGTTTACCGATCCTGGTTCCCATGTCCAAGAGGGCACAGATACGGATAACAGCCAAGGTGCTGCGCGCGCTATCTCGACATTCATTGACCCTGCACTGAGCTGGAAGGACATTGCGTGGTTCCAGAGTATTACATCCATGCCTATCATCCTCAAGGGTGTCCAGCGCGTCGAAGATGTCCTCAAGGCTATTGACTACGGCTGCCAGGGCGTTGTTCTCTCCAACCACGGAGGTCGTCAGCTTGAGTTTGCCCGATCCGCCATTGAAGTCCTCGCTGAGACAATGCCTGTTCTACGCGAGCGTGGTCTCGAGAACAAGATTGAGATTTTCATCGATGGCGGAATCCGCCGTGGAACTgatatcctcaaggctcTCTGCCTAGGTGCTCGTGGCGTTGGTATCGGACGACCCTTCCTGTACGCCATGAGTGCTTATGGTGAGGCTGGTGTCGTACGGGCTATGCAGCTGCTGAAGGATGAGCTGGAAATGAACATGCGCCTCATTGGTGCTAGCACTATCGAGGATTTGCATCCCGGTATGCTTGACCTGCGAAGTCTATTCCAGCATTCTGCTGTGCCATCGGATAACCTTTCATCTACTGTGTATGATCCTTTGTCTGTGCCTGCTCAGAGACCCAAGGCTGGACCCAAGCAGGACGCCCCCAAAGCGAAACTCTAG